The genomic DNA aaaactggacaggtacatgtaaaagtatgagattagaacactccctaacacctcacacaaaaataagctcaaaatggattaaagccctaaatgtaaggccagaaactatcaaactcttagaggaaaacataggcagaacactctatgacataaatcacagcaagatcctttttgacccatctcctagagaaatggaaataaaaacaaaaataaacaaatggaacctagtgaaacttcaaagcttttgcacagcaaaggaaaccataaacaagacaaaaagacaaccctcagaatgggagaaagtatttgcaaatgaagcaactgacaatggattaatctccaaaatttacaagcagctcatgcagctcaataacaaaaaaacaaacaacctaatccaaaaatgggcagaagacctaaacagacatttctccaaagaagatacacagattgccaacaaacacatgaaagaatactcaacatcattaatcattaaagaaatgcaaatgaaaagtacaatgagatatcatctcacaccggtcagaatggtcatcatcaaaaaatccatagacaataaatgctggagagggtgtggagaaaagggaacactcgtgTGCTGctgtggaaatgtgaattggtacagccactatggagaactgtatggaggttccttaaaaaactacaaatagaactaccatatgacccagcaatcccaccactgggcatataccctgagaaaaccataattcaaaaagagtcatgtacgaaaatgttcattgcagctctatttacaatagccaggagatggaagcatcCTATGTGTCCattattggatgaatggataaagatgatgtggcacatatatacaatggaatattactcagccataaaaagaaacgaaaatgagTTTATTGTGGTGAGGTCAATGGActtagtgtctgtcatacagaatgaagtaagtcagaaagataaagacaaataccgtatgctaacacatatatgtggaatctaagaaaaaaaaatgtcatgaagaacctaagggaaagacgggaataaagacacagatgtactatagaatggacttgaggatatggggagggggaagggtaagctgtgacaaagtgagacagtggcatggacatatatacgctaccaaacttaaaacagatagctagtgggaagcagccgcatggcacagggagatcagctcggtggtttttgaccacctagaggggtgggatagggagggtgggagggagggagatgcaagagggaagagatatgggaacatatgtatatgtataactgattcacttttttataaagcagaaactaacacaccattgtaaagcaattatactccaataaagatgtaaaaaaaaaaaaaaagaatcttaaaaggaTTTATACGTACTTTAAGCTAGTAGTTCTgcatacattaaaaatgtatgtacagAAATGTTCCTCAAAGCATAATTTATTGTATAATAGTAAAACCTTATATTATCCAATAACAGGCTTATTGATAAATATTGAGTAATATTCGTCACATGATAGATattggttaaatgaattaatatcatGTTTTCATAAAAAAGGACATCAGAAACTGGGAtacacaaaaaaaagcaaaaaataaaattctgtataaGCATAATCCCTATTACGatatagaaattattattatgaaagagagaggggaaaaggcCTCATAGGATTGTCTCTGAATGGTAGGattatgaatgatttttattttcttctttacttttctatatttttcaaaaatttataatgtgaatatatttattcatatgaTCAGAAAACTGGATTCACCAATATGAAGCTATAAATATATACCAACCATATCCTTAATATCTGTGTGCTACATATTTTGCCTTCACCGACCACCCAAGTTTACCTTGGTCCAGAGCCACTCTCATTCATATCCAGCCTCAGCTCTCGGGGTGTAGTAATGTCTTTATTAGCAACCAGTTCTCTTGACTTAAATACAGCTTGAGTTCTTAACCTGTAAAAATAGATTTAGacatagaaatagaacaaacaatactaaaatttgtatggaaccataaaagaccctgaatagctaaatcttgagaaagaagaccaaagttGGAAGCATTACATTCTCTGATTtccaactatattacaaagctatagtcaaaACAGTACTGGCATACAATTCAACACTAAAACACCAAATAAACaggttaaaaaaatgggcagaggatctgaatagacatttgttcaaagaagacatacagatggccaacagggacatgaaaagatgcttaacatcacttatcatcagggaaatgaaaatcaaaaccataatgagatatcacctcacacctgtcagaatggccattatcaagaagacagcaaataacaagtgttgacaaggatgtgaagaaaagggaatcctcgtgcactgttggtaggaatgtaaattggtgtagccgctatggaaaacagtacggagattcctcaataaattaaaaatagaactattatatgatgtagcaattccactcctgggtatttatctgaagaaaacaaaaacgctAATGATTCAACAGAAAAGATACATGCGtccctgtgttcactgcagcattatttacaatagccaagatacggaagcaaccttagtgtccgtcaacagatgaatggataaagaagatgtggtatatgtatataatggagTATTACACAGCCATACAAAAGGATAAAATCTTGccatgtgcaacaacatggatggacttggagggtattatgctaagtgaaataagtcagacagagaaagataaatactgtatgatttcacttatatgtggactctaaaaaacaaatgaacaaacataatgaaacagaaacagagtcataaatatagagaacaaataggtggttgccagaggggagaggggtcagggtaggtgagaaataggtgagggagattaagaggtacagtacaaatttccagttgcaaaataaatgagacatggctatgaaatgtacagtatggggaatatagtcaataattatgtaatatctttctgTGGTGACACATgacaactagacttattgtggtgatcattttgaaatgtatagatatATCAAGTCACTATCTTatataccaggaactaacatagtattgtaggtcaattatacttcaaaaacaaacaaagaaacaaactcataggaAAAAAAGGTGAGGTTTGTGCTACCAGAGATGATAGGTAGGGAGAAGGGGAATTAGATAAAAGTAgataaaaggtacaaacttccaattataagctaaacaagtactagggatgtaatatacaacataataaatataattaacattgctgtatgttatatatgaaagttgttaagagagtaaaccctaatggttcttatcacaaggaaaaaacatttttttctatttaattttgtatctatataagatgatagatattcactaaacttatctTGGtagtcatttcatgatgtatgtaagtgaaATTATCATGCTCTACAccctaaacttatacagtgctgtacgccaattatagtttaataaaactagaagaggggcttccctgctggcgcagtggttaagaatccacctgccaatgcaagggacatgggttcaatccctgggccgggaagatcccacatgccacggagcaagtaagcccgtgtaccagaactactgagcctgcgctctagagcccacgagccacatctactgagcccatgtgccacaactactgaagcccgcacgcctagagcctgtgctctgcaacaagagaagccaccgcaatgagaagcctgcgtaccacaacaaagagtagccccagctcaccgcaactagagaaagcccgtgcacagcaacaaagacccaatgcagccaaagataaataaataaataaataaatatattaaaaaaaaaactggaagtaAAAAGagtaaatcagaaataaatagaagtgagaaaaatactaaatcaaaatacaaaatcaaatgagtagacacacccacacatacaaaCTGACATATAAACAGTCacaaagaccaataaaacagaatagaaaacccggaaataaacccttgcatatgtggtcaactaatctttgatcAGGGCACCAAGAATACACAattgggaaaggatagtctcttcaataaatggttttgggaaCAATGGACAGCcccgtgcaaaagaatgaaattagaccagtATCTTACGTGTTACACATCACAtaagaattaactcaaaatgggttaaagactagaatgtaagacctaaaaccatgaaactcctagaagaaaacataggtggtaagctcaCTGACATAGTCTTGGTGATGACCTTTTGGAGCTGACACAAAATATAAAGGcaacaaaacccaaaaataaataagtgggactacatcaaactataaagcctctgcacagcaaaggaaaccaccaacaaaatgaaaaggagacctaccaaatgggagaaaatatttgcaaatcatatatctgataaaggggtaatatccaaaatatataaagaacttatataattcaatagcaaaaacccaaacaatccaattaaaaaatgagcagaggatgtgaatagacattttctcaaagaaggtatacagatggctaacagatacatgaaaagatgctcaatatcactaatcatcagggaaatgcaaatcaatactacaatgagatgtcacctcatacctgttagaatggctattatcaaaaagacaagaaacaacaatTGTTGGTCATGATATGGAGAAATGGGAATCCCTATATATTCTTGGGgagaatgtaaagtggtacagtcattatggaaaacagtacggaaaatcctcaaaatttaaaaatagaactaccatatgatctagcaattggGTATTTATCTTCAGGAAATGAAATTTGTATCTTAAAGAGATGTCTGCATTTccatgttcattgctgcattaatcacaatagccaagatatggaaacaacctaagtgtctattgacagaagaatggataaagaaaatgtgagatacacacacacacacacacacacacacacacaaacatacacacagtggaatattattcagccagaaaaaagaaggaaatcctgccatttgcaacagtatgcatgaacctagaggacattaCATTCAGTGAACATATCAACATACCAAAATATGTGAGACTAACAGTGCTGAGAGGGATATTTATGGCCCTAAATGCTTccagtaaaaaagaagaaaagtatcaaatcaataatctaagctcccaccttaagacagaaaaaaagaacaagataaatccaaagcaagcagaaataAGGAAATACTAAGAAATGAATCAATTAAATAAATGAGACCCGTAttatcttgataccaaaaccaaagccagtataaaaaaagaaaactacagaccaatatccctcatacATATTGATGTAAAtatccttaataaaatattagtaaatagaAATTTGTAgtatataaaaagtattatacactatgaccaaggagatttattccagggatacaatGCTaggtcaatattaaaaagaactgTCAATGCAACCCACCATATTGgcaatctaaaagagaaaaatcaaacaatcacATCAATTAACACATAAAAggtatctgacaaaattcaacagtcaTTATGGAAACTTTATATcatctacaataaaaaaaaatcaaacttcatcaaaattgaaaacttttgctttgtgaaagatcctttttgagacTGAAAAGACAGGCTACAGAccaggagaaaatacttgcaatccacctatctgacaaaggacttatatcctttgaatatataaggaactctcaaaactcaacaggaaAACAATTCAAACAATCCGGTTGGAATATGGCAAGAGATATTAAAGGGACAATTTACCCAAAAGGATGGAAGGAGGGCAAACtagcaaatgaaaagatattcaatatcactagccattaggaaaatgcaaactaagacgacaatgaaatatcactacacACAGATTAGAACATGTCAAATAAAAACCTGTGACACTATCAAATGCCGGAAAGGAGGTGGAGAAATGATCTTTCATACTGgtagaaaagtattttaaacttaATGTGGTATAAGTTAAGTATGATCTTATCATAAGATTTAGCAATCTTACTCCTAGTTTTCATTTGTAGAAACAAAAACCTTAGGCCACACTAAAACTTGTATTAGAATAtatagcagctctatttgtagcagaaaaaaactgaaaacaaccaatTGTCCTTTAACAGATAAATGGTTAAACATCCCATGGTATATCCATATCGTGGAATAGTACTCAGAAATCAAAAGGTACAATATATGCGACAACCTAGATGGATGTCAAGAACATTATGCTGAATGAGAAAAGCCAATATCAAAATttcacatactgtataattccatttatataacattttcaaaataacaaaattatagacATAGACAACAGATTAGGAGTCTCCAGGGGTTAGGGATGGGGGCGCAGAGAGTGACTCTAACAGAAGAGTACAAAGGAAatcttggtggtgctgaaatagTCCTGTAgtttgattgtggtggtggttacacaaatccACACGTGATAAAATGGCAtagaaatacacatacacactgtaccaatgttaatttacTAGTTTTGGTAATATATTACAGTTGTATAAAATGTAGTCATTGGGAGAAGTTGGTTTTTGCAACTTCTATCAATctaattgtttcaaaataaaaagtttttaaaaatctctatacATATGCATAAACGTTTACAATTTATATACACAAAACTTGTTCAAAATCTGTGTTTCATAGCTCtttcaaaatacaaaatcaaagCTCTAAATCAAAATACATAGCTCtaaatcaaaatacaaaatcaaatgagtagacacacccacacatacaaaCTGACATATAAACAGTCacaaagaccaataaaacagaatagaaaacccgGAAATAAACcgggtcatcatcaaaaaatccatagacaataaatgctggagagggtgtggagaaaagggaacactcgtgTGCTGctgtggaaatgtgaattggtacagccactatggagaactgtatggaggttccttaaaaaactacaaatagaactaccatatgacccagcaatcccaccactgggcatataccctgagaaaaccataattcaaaaagagtcatgtacgaaaatgttcattgcagctctatttacaatagccaggagatggaagcatcCTATGTGTCCATTGATCACTATGGATCACTATGGGCATCCTATGTGTCCATAGGATCACTATGATCCTATGTGTCCATTGATGTGTCCTTGATCACCCCATCAGCTGGGGTGATCAAGAGAACAATAAAGACTTTATTATCATTATGCAGCACTATTTGAACATACAATCCTGTTCAAATGAACATGATGCCTAGTCTAAAATTACCCTTTCTCCCCTGCTAGACTGTGACCTCTTTAAAGACCgcacttgaaattttttttacctATCCCAAGTACCTAGAACCATTCCTCACATAACATAGGCAttcgataaatgtttgttgaatgaagttCTCAGGAGAGACTACACATGAACTGGAGTATTAGAGACTGGGGTCATAAAATTGAAGCAACATTTCAGCCTTTGGTTACAATCTTGTTACAAGAGACTTCATTTTCACTTCCTTTAAAAGCCTCCAGGTTTCAACAATGAAGAATAAAACTGATcatgaagagaaagaggaagaccaCTTTTGCTTCCTAGAAGAGTCAGTATTACACTGAAGGAAAAATTTCAAGATGGaactttcaaagaaattaaaatttaaaaaatattaggcaagatctgaaaatgaaagaaaattaactccaagaagtaaaagaaaataacactAGTATTAAGTGTGTCTGTATAGGATCTATGTGTCTAAGAATGCGTACAAAGGGGAAATGGTATGTTTGACCAAGGAGGAAATGGCAGGGAAagacacgcgcacacacacacacacacacacacacacacacacacacacacaaattccctATGAAAACTtgaaacttactttttaaaaaagacataaatgtCATATTTTCTTGTGTTTAAAATACAATTGTGTCtgatttattactatttttaaactaAGATAACAAACTTTATGACTCTGCATGTAAAACTATGCTGAACACTACATGATATAAAACAGGACTTTAGCTTTTGAAACATTGTTCTCAGGGAAAAATTGTTAGAGGAAGAACAGTTTAAATGTGGGTATGTGTATAAGAAACtggttattgaagaggctatgcTTCATGACCAGAAAAGACTGAATTTAGAAGGTTCCCATCATTCGTTGCATGGAATGATGACAGCTAGCCACACTTCAGTCTGATTTCACATCCTGAAACCTCATGCTTTTACTTAATGGTAATATTCTCTACAATGACATCAAACAGCAAAGGATTTTGTGTAAcggtaatatttaaaaatactgtcttTCGAATCCAGCAAAAATTATACTGGACTACTGAGAAGTAGATATTCTAAGCTAACATTTTGGAAGACAAGGTAATCTTTCAAGTCTTCCCCAAAAGACAGTGCAATTTACTTGCAAGTCATAGCTGCTGTGCATCTTGAGCAAACCAAAGTCCCGAGGAACTTCTGTTCCTACACATCTGTTATAGTAACACAGCTGTCATTTTATACTGTGTTCTCCAAGCTATAGATACTGCTGAAAGAACAGGTAGGACTCACCAGTTATAGTCCAGTCGAGACTGATGAAGCTGCTGCTGCTTTAGGAGTAGTTTTGTCTCCTGCTGGGCCAGTAGATGCTGAAGGCGTTCCTTTTCaatttccagctccattttctgaAGCATGAGTTGCTGCCTTCTATCTTCTGAGAGCTGCTTTTTGACATCAGTTTCACTAGGCTGCAGTGCCCCTTGGCCACGCATCAGAGATGCCCAGGAAAGCCCACAATACCTGCATGATTCCAGATGTGTCCTGGAATATTCAGGGACCATGTTTGTCGGATGGCTCTCACGAACATGATCCGCATTTTCAGAAAGTCTATGACCACAACACTGACTAGGTGGAGTAGCCTTACGGTGTTGGCATTCCTTCATGTTCAGGTCCTCTGGTGGAACTTTCTCTGTAGGTACTGCATCTACTAGTTTTTTCCCTGGGGATCCATAATTACATGTTCTGGTCTCTGATGGCACCTTGTCCACATCCTCTTTGGGATAATGAAGGGCTGCTTGTTTCAAAGAATTATTCCTAAATTCCGCAAGGGATTCTGAAGCTGAGTCCTGATTTGCAGACTTAGGCCTTTGCTTGGTTTGAGTGTGGGTTTGTGGTTTGGCTACACTCAAGTAGGAACCATCCAGTTCCACAGATGAAGACCAGAGAGTGCTTTTCCTATCGGATACCTAAAAGGAATCGCAAGATCACTTGTCAAATAAGAGCACAACAGGAGTTATTTTGACTTTTCAGAATTCAGTGATATATGTTTACCAAGACAAAGCTGTGTTTTTGTCTTCTTAATTAATAAATGATAGTAGTCACATAGCTAAACAGACATGTGCCATAAAGCTAATCTCATTTTCAAACAATCTACATTTCAGTAAATCCACaaggatgagaaaaagaaagtgttgcCGCTCGCTGCTTAAGCAAGATTTCAGGAATTGCAAATAATGAGGGGTATATAGCATCAACtttgagaagaagaaaaacattgaaTGTTAATgccttaaaatgtttaattttgaatACTAAGCCAagaaatccattcagccaccttAAGTATCTTTCGATTGGCCATTACATAGCATGAGGTTTGATGTAGAACATTTCACCTTATACTGAACAGGATGTTAGTTACTGCTAGAAATTTGATGAGTTCTTATAAATATCTTTACAGCACACAGACAAGACCAAGCACTTTCCACAAAATATGATTCTAATCAAAAGCAGTTATTTAAATACAAAACATATTTAATTTCAGCTGTAAACGTAAGTGATTTTTCAATTAAGCTGTTCAAGTGATTATAGTCTGATAGAACTCAGGCAGAAAGGAAGAGTTGCAAACTACCTTTGACAGGCCAGTAGAGTGAGCTTTCCCAGCATTTTAGCCTCAACCCTGTTTCATCAAGGAGAGCAAAACTTAGTTTGTATTAATGACACTCAAACTTTAggatgtatcagaatcacctggagggcttgttcaaTGTGAATTGCTTGGCTTATTCCCCAGAGTTTCCAATTCAGTAACTCTAGAGTGGAGtcagagaatctgcatttttaacaagttccaatctggaaccacactttgagaaccactggtctgtaCCATGGGCCATTGCACTGCTCCTTTGTCCCTCTTTTAAGGACCACTTTGATTACATCGGGCCTACCCATGTAATCCTGGCTAAtttcctcatctcaagatccttaacttaatcacgtCTGTAAAGCCTCTTGTCATACAAAGTCGCTTGTGCCATATAAAAtgacatttacaggttccaggaattaggacatggacatgtTTGGGAGGCTATTATTCAGTTTGCCCCAACTTCTTTTAAAGTAAGAACTAATTCATAAACAGTTGAGATGGTTATGTATTCCAGAGACATGTACtctagaatgaatgaataattgagaTCCCtagcagagggggaaaaaaaatcccaccaatTTACTTTGCAATAGTTGAAAATGATGAACTG from Pseudorca crassidens isolate mPseCra1 chromosome 12, mPseCra1.hap1, whole genome shotgun sequence includes the following:
- the KIAA1328 gene encoding protein hinderin isoform X4, translated to MFPSPPWRVSEEKEVTEERLKAEQESFEKKIRQLEEQNELIIKEREALQLQYKECQELLSLYQKYLSEQQEKLTVSLSELGAAKIQEQQVSDRKSTLWSSSVELDGSYLSVAKPQTHTQTKQRPKSANQDSASESLAEFRNNSLKQAALHYPKEDVDKVPSETRTCNYGSPGKKLVDAVPTEKVPPEDLNMKECQHRKATPPSQCCGHRLSENADHVRESHPTNMVPEYSRTHLESCRYCGLSWASLMRGQGALQPSETDVKKQLSEDRRQQLMLQKMELEIEKERLQHLLAQQETKLLLKQQQLHQSRLDYNWLRTQAVFKSRELVANKDITTPRELRLDMNESGSGPSLLKSKCDVWTLGTSSSSKKYQDFTNNGENRREKKTVGFQSHMEDDALWTGQKKDAYQPQRGTMAEVRKDASTSPMTTGSQKELVITTTASLQHDTPRYETSLLDLVQSLSPKTASKPRPHRSREAGSWHHSTCLLSPLKSTWNKTGAHRTPEDLEEDQILEDIFFI
- the KIAA1328 gene encoding protein hinderin isoform X5, translated to MNRVSEEKEVTEERLKAEQESFEKKIRQLEEQNELIIKEREALQLQYKECQELLSLYQKYLSEQQEKLTVSLSELGAAKIQEQQVSDRKSTLWSSSVELDGSYLSVAKPQTHTQTKQRPKSANQDSASESLAEFRNNSLKQAALHYPKEDVDKVPSETRTCNYGSPGKKLVDAVPTEKVPPEDLNMKECQHRKATPPSQCCGHRLSENADHVRESHPTNMVPEYSRTHLESCRYCGLSWASLMRGQGALQPSETDVKKQLSEDRRQQLMLQKMELEIEKERLQHLLAQQETKLLLKQQQLHQSRLDYNWLRTQAVFKSRELVANKDITTPRELRLDMNESGSGPSLLKSKCDVWTLGTSSSSKKYQDFTNNGENRREKKTVGFQSHMEDDALWTGQKKDAYQPQRGTMAEVRKDASTSPMTTGSQKELVITTTASLQHDTPRYETSLLDLVQSLSPKTASKPRPHRSREAGSWHHSTCLLSPLKSTWNKTGAHRTPEDLEEDQILEDIFFI